The Suncus etruscus isolate mSunEtr1 chromosome 14, mSunEtr1.pri.cur, whole genome shotgun sequence genome contains a region encoding:
- the ZDHHC7 gene encoding palmitoyltransferase ZDHHC7, translating into MPSAGHRLRDVEYRPLLTDTDSCDSSSSSSSSSSAEADVTDGVWFIRDGCGMACAAVTWLLVVYADFVVTFVVLVSSRDFWYSVLNGVLFNCLAALALCSHLRTMLTDPGAVPKGTATKEHMESLQLRPGEVVYKCPKCCCIKPERAHHCSICKRCIRKMDHHCPWVNNCVGEKNQRFFVLFTLYIALSSVHALILCGLQFISCVRGQWTECSDFSPPVTVILLIFLCLEGLLFFTFTAVMFGTQIHSICNDETEIERLRSEKPTWERRLRWEGMKSVFGGPPSLLWMNPFVGFRLRQLQPRPRRGGPEFSV; encoded by the exons ATGCCGTCGGCAGGACACCGGTTGCGGGACGTCGAGTACCGCCCGCTCCTAACTGACACAGACAGCTGCgactcctcatcctcctcctcctcctcctcctcggccGAGGCAGATGTGACTGACGGTGTGTGGTTCATCCGTGACGGCTGCGGCATGGCGTGTGCTGCGGTCACCTGGCTGCTGGTGGTCTACGCTGACTTTGTGGTTACCTTTGTCGTGCTGGTGTCCTCGAGGGACTTCTGGTACTCGGTGCTCAATGGCGTCCTCTTCAACTGTCTAGCCGCGCTGGCCCTGTGCTCACACCTGCGCACTATGCTTACTGACCCT GGGGCTGTGCCCAAAGGCACCGCCACCAAGGAGCACATGGAGAGCCTGCAGCTGCGGCCGGGCGAGGTGGTGTACAAGTGCCCCAAGTGCTGCTGCATCAAACCTGAGCGTGCCCATCACTGCAG TATCTGCAAGAGGTGCATCCGGAAGATGGACCATCATTGCCCGTGGGTGAACAACTGCGTGGGGGAGAAGAACCAGCGCTTCTTCGTGCTCTTCACG CTGTACATCGCGCTGTCGTCGGTCCACGCCCTGATCCTATGCGGGCTGCAGTTCATCTCCTGTGTGCGAGGCCAATGGACAG AGTGCAGCGACTTCTCCCCACCTGTCACCGTCATCCTGCTCATCTTCCTGTGCCTTGAGGGCCTTCTCTTCTTCACCTTCACGGCTGTCATGTTCGGGACCCAGATCCACTCCATCTGCAATGACGAGACG GAAATTGAAAGACTGAGAAGTGAGAAGCCGACATGGGAGCGGCGGCTGCGGTGGGAGGGGATGAAGTCTGTCTTCGGGGGACCCCCGTCACTACTCTGGATGAACCCCTTTGTCGGCTTCCGGCTTAGGCAGCTGCAGCCCAGGCCCCGCCGAGGTGGCCCTGAGTTCTCTGTGTGA